A window of the Lactuca sativa cultivar Salinas chromosome 5, Lsat_Salinas_v11, whole genome shotgun sequence genome harbors these coding sequences:
- the LOC111878149 gene encoding uncharacterized protein LOC111878149, which translates to MAIVLRYVDSLGFVKERFIGIVHVKDTSSLTLKNAINEVLTSNKLSFSQIRGQGYDGASNMRGEFNGLKALILQENDTAFYVHCFAHQLQLVVVAVAKKDDGVSDFFEQISLVVNVVCASCKRKDLLREQARERVQKGLCSGDLETGRGLNQETTLIRAGETRWGSHFNTLTSLMKLFADVLVVLDFVKEEGGTLANRQQASGILAYFKSYEFVFYLHTMYDILHLTGTLSKQLQRKDLDILEAASMLYIGARNRRTTKTNRFHFEVEIFNTVVDMQLTEYRDRFSETSTQLLKYMAALSPCDSFAQFDKSKLLKLGKLYKYDFDDSDMIDLEGQLEIFYHSCIKDERFTSLKGISDLSRLMVSTGKHRSYPLVYKLLKLAVILPVATASVERCFLKLKLLKTDLRSKIGDEFLNDTLLCNVETEALTKVEDEKVMEQFQKMYARR; encoded by the exons ATGGCTATTGTTTTGCGTTATGTCGATAGTCTTGGCTTTGTCAAAGAAAGATTCATAGGAATAGTGCACGTGAAGGATACGTCTTCTTTGACCCTCAAAAATGCCATAAATGAAGTACTTACAAGTAATAAGTTGAGTTTTAGTCAG atAAGAGGACAAGGTTACGATGGGGCTAGCAATATGCGAGGGGAATTCAATGGTTTGAAAGCTTTGATATTACAAGAGAATGACACAGCTTTTTATGTACATTGCTTTGCACACCAACTTCAACTAGTAGTTGTGGCTGTAGCAAAGAAGGATGATGGTGTTAGTGACTTTTTTGAGCAAATTTCGTTGGTGGTTAATGTTGTTTGTGCCTCGTGTAAAAGAAAAGACTTACTACGAGAACAAGCAAGAGAAAGGGTGCAAAAAGGCTTGTGTAGTGGTGATCTTGAAACAGGAAGAGGGTTAAATCAAGAGACCACACTTATTCGAGCGGGAGAAACAAGATGGGGTTCACATTTCAACACACTCACAAGTTTGATGAAGTTGTTTGCGGATGTTCTTGTAGTTTTAGATTTTGTGAAAGAGGAGGGAGGCACATTGGCAAACCGTCAACAAGCATCTGGAATCTTAGCATATTTTAAATCATATGAGTTCGTGTTTTACTTACATACGATGTATGACATTTTACACCTCACGGGTACATTGTCAAAGCAACTTCAAAGAAAAGATCTAGACATTTTGGAAGCGGCTTCGATG TTGTATATTGGTGCGAGAAACCGTAGGACTACAAAGACTAATAGGTTTCATTTTGAGGTTGAAATCTTCAACACGGTGGTAGATATGCAACTTACAGAATATCGGGATCGATTTAGTGAAACAAGCACCCAATTACTAAAATACATGGCTGCTTTGAGCCCTTGTGATTCATTTGCACAATTTGACAAATCAAAGTTATTGAAATTGGGTAAGTTATACAAGTATGACTTTGATGATTCAGATATGATAGACCTCGAAGGACAACTTGAGATATTTTATCACTCTTGCATTAAAGATGAGCGTTTCACTAGTTTGAAAGGAATTTCCGACCTTTCTCGTTTGATGGTTAGTACAGGGAAGCATCGGTCTTATCCTTTGGTTTATAAGCTTTTAAAGTTGGCTGTGATATTACCCGTAGCGACCGCAAGTGTAGAAAGATGTTTTTTAAAGTTGAAGCTCTTGAAGACAGACTTGCGTAGCAAAATTGGCGATGAATTTTTGAACGACACATTGCTTTGTAATGTCGAGACGGAAGCACTTACGAAAGTTGAGGATGAAAAAGTAATGGAGCAATTTCAAAAGATGTATGCACGTAGATGA